Proteins from one Stenotrophomonas aracearum genomic window:
- a CDS encoding prolyl oligopeptidase family serine peptidase: protein MSRLASACLMAGLFSAGMAGTAMAAETPADPYAWLEDVTGDKSLDWVKQQNAKSEGRLAQTPAFKQMEASIREVLDSDAKIPGVQKIGDYYYNFWKDKQHERGVWRRTTLDEYRKASPTWETVLDLDALNKAEGENWVWHGADCLRPDYSRCLIALSRGGADADVTREFDLANKTWIKDGFFRPESKGGLGWIDRDTVFVYTDFGKDSMTTSGYPRVAKLWKRGTPLSAASVVYEGKPDDMYIAAMHDDTPGYERNLVSRTLAFYNNELYLRADDGTLTKIDAPNSAEKGLRKQWLTLELRDPWTVGGKTYAAGSLLVTKLDDYLGGKRDFEVLFAPTETTSLAGSSWTKNHLVLNVLDDVKSRLQVLTPTAKGWEKSDFVGAPSFGTVAVGAVDADDSDAVWMTVTDYLTPTTLALAEIGKQPEVLKTMPAFFDAEGKVIEQHFATSKDGTRVPYFVVHAKDMKLDGSNPTLLYGYGGFEISLTPSYSGGMGRAWLEKGGVYVVANIRGGGEYGPRWHQAALKQNRHKAYEDMAAVARDLVSRKITSPKHLGVQGGSNGGLLTGNMLTQYPELFGAVVVQVPLLDMKRYSHLLAGASWMAEYGNPDTADWEYIQTFSPYHLFDPAKTYPPVLFTTSTRDDRVHPGHARKMAAKMIEAGKDVTYYENIEGGHGGAANNAQAAHMSALAYAFLWERLK from the coding sequence ATGTCCCGACTCGCTTCCGCCTGCCTGATGGCAGGCTTGTTCTCCGCTGGAATGGCCGGAACCGCCATGGCTGCTGAGACCCCCGCCGATCCCTACGCGTGGCTTGAAGATGTCACCGGTGACAAGTCCCTGGACTGGGTCAAGCAGCAGAATGCCAAGTCCGAAGGTCGCCTGGCCCAGACCCCGGCCTTCAAGCAGATGGAAGCCAGCATCCGCGAGGTGCTCGATTCGGACGCCAAGATTCCCGGCGTGCAGAAGATCGGCGACTACTACTACAACTTCTGGAAGGACAAGCAGCACGAGCGCGGCGTGTGGCGCCGCACCACGCTGGACGAGTACCGCAAGGCCTCGCCGACGTGGGAAACCGTGCTCGACCTGGACGCGCTGAACAAGGCCGAAGGCGAGAACTGGGTCTGGCACGGCGCCGACTGCCTGCGTCCGGATTATTCGCGCTGCCTGATCGCGCTGTCGCGCGGCGGTGCCGACGCGGACGTCACCCGCGAGTTCGACCTTGCCAACAAGACCTGGATCAAGGACGGCTTCTTCCGCCCCGAATCCAAGGGCGGCCTGGGCTGGATCGACCGCGACACCGTGTTCGTCTACACCGATTTCGGCAAGGACAGCATGACCACCTCCGGCTACCCGCGCGTGGCCAAGCTGTGGAAGCGCGGCACGCCGCTGTCGGCCGCCAGCGTGGTCTACGAAGGCAAGCCCGATGACATGTACATCGCGGCCATGCACGACGACACCCCCGGCTACGAGCGCAACCTGGTCAGCCGCACGCTGGCCTTCTACAACAACGAGCTCTACCTGCGCGCCGATGACGGCACGCTGACCAAGATCGACGCGCCGAACTCGGCGGAAAAGGGCCTGCGCAAGCAATGGTTGACCCTGGAACTGCGCGATCCGTGGACGGTGGGTGGCAAGACCTACGCCGCCGGTTCGCTGCTGGTCACCAAGCTGGATGATTACCTGGGCGGCAAGCGCGATTTCGAGGTGCTGTTCGCGCCGACCGAAACCACCTCGCTGGCGGGTTCGAGCTGGACGAAGAACCACCTGGTCCTGAACGTGCTCGACGACGTCAAGAGCCGCCTGCAGGTGCTGACCCCGACCGCGAAGGGCTGGGAGAAGAGCGATTTCGTGGGCGCACCGTCGTTCGGTACCGTCGCGGTCGGCGCAGTCGACGCTGACGACAGCGACGCGGTGTGGATGACCGTGACCGACTACCTGACCCCGACCACGCTGGCCCTGGCCGAGATCGGCAAGCAGCCGGAAGTGCTCAAGACCATGCCGGCGTTCTTCGATGCCGAAGGCAAGGTGATCGAGCAGCACTTCGCCACCAGCAAGGACGGCACCCGCGTGCCGTACTTCGTGGTGCACGCCAAGGACATGAAGCTGGACGGCTCCAACCCGACCCTGCTGTACGGGTATGGCGGCTTCGAGATTTCGCTGACCCCGTCCTATTCTGGCGGCATGGGCCGCGCCTGGCTGGAGAAGGGCGGCGTGTACGTGGTCGCGAACATCCGCGGCGGTGGCGAGTACGGTCCGCGCTGGCACCAGGCGGCGCTGAAGCAGAACCGCCACAAGGCCTATGAAGACATGGCCGCGGTCGCGCGCGACCTGGTCAGCCGCAAGATCACCTCGCCGAAGCACCTGGGCGTGCAGGGCGGCAGCAACGGTGGCCTGCTCACCGGCAACATGCTCACCCAGTACCCGGAGCTGTTCGGGGCCGTGGTGGTGCAGGTGCCGCTGCTGGACATGAAGCGCTACAGCCACCTGCTGGCCGGGGCCTCCTGGATGGCCGAATACGGCAACCCGGACACCGCCGACTGGGAGTACATTCAGACCTTCTCGCCGTACCATCTGTTCGACCCGGCCAAGACCTACCCGCCGGTGCTGTTCACCACCTCGACCCGCGACGACCGCGTCCACCCGGGCCACGCGCGCAAGATGGCGGCGAAGATGATCGAAGCAGGCAAGGACGTGACCTACTACGAGAACATCGAAGGCGGGCACGGCGGCGCGGCCAACAATGCGCAGGCCGCGCACATGTCGGCGCTGGCCTATGCGTTCCTGTGGGAACGCTTGAAATAA
- a CDS encoding lipocalin family protein, translated as MSLNRPLRVVLLLSTLSLLSACAFGDSKSTPAPSVSTGASAPIDLQRFMGTWYVIGRVPNPVERGHVASVNQYSLRGDQKVSITYSFRDGFSEPLQQITVRASVDEDSGNHNWRTWFYKVVPTHTRVLEVAPDYSWAMLGYPGREMAWIFARKPDMDKDLYKELATRLRDEYGVNTDKLKRVPQHREQVDRLGYEVPNVR; from the coding sequence ATGTCCCTGAACCGCCCGCTTCGCGTTGTCCTGCTGCTGTCGACGCTGTCGCTGTTGTCCGCCTGTGCATTCGGCGACAGCAAGTCCACGCCTGCGCCGTCGGTCAGCACCGGGGCCAGCGCCCCAATCGACCTGCAGCGGTTCATGGGCACCTGGTATGTGATCGGCCGCGTGCCGAACCCGGTGGAGCGCGGCCACGTGGCCAGCGTCAACCAGTACAGCCTGCGCGGCGACCAGAAGGTCTCCATCACCTATTCCTTCCGCGACGGCTTCTCCGAGCCGCTGCAGCAGATCACGGTGCGCGCCTCGGTGGACGAGGACAGCGGCAACCACAACTGGCGCACCTGGTTCTACAAAGTGGTGCCCACCCACACCCGCGTACTGGAAGTCGCCCCGGACTATTCGTGGGCGATGCTGGGCTACCCGGGCCGCGAGATGGCCTGGATCTTCGCGCGCAAGCCGGACATGGACAAGGACCTGTACAAGGAGCTGGCCACCCGCCTGCGCGACGAGTACGGCGTCAACACCGACAAGCTCAAGCGCGTGCCGCAGCACCGCGAGCAGGTGGATCGGCTGGGGTATGAGGTTCCTAACGTACGGTGA
- a CDS encoding methionine ABC transporter permease, translating into MILATAGGFFRHLDAAKWADIGQATIDTLLMLAGSLPLTLAIGLPLGVLLFLTGSPQLHRKPVLYGGLALLVNLLRSVPFIILMIVLIPITLWMMGTSLGVRGAIVPLVIGAAPFYARLVETALREVDRGVIEASQAMGATTWQLVSRVLLPEARPGLIAGATVTVIALIGFTAMGGAIGSGGLGDLAFRDGYQRSHTDVALVTVVLLLVLVQLLQMLGDWLVGRYSRK; encoded by the coding sequence ATGATCCTGGCTACCGCAGGCGGTTTCTTCCGCCATCTCGACGCTGCCAAGTGGGCCGACATCGGCCAGGCCACCATCGACACCCTGTTGATGCTGGCCGGCTCGCTGCCGTTGACCCTGGCCATCGGCCTGCCACTGGGCGTGCTGCTGTTCCTGACCGGTTCGCCACAGCTGCACCGCAAGCCGGTGCTGTATGGCGGGTTGGCGCTGCTGGTCAACCTGCTGCGCTCAGTGCCCTTCATCATCCTGATGATCGTGCTGATTCCGATCACGCTGTGGATGATGGGCACGTCGCTGGGCGTGCGTGGCGCGATCGTGCCGCTGGTGATCGGCGCGGCCCCGTTCTACGCGCGCCTGGTGGAAACCGCGCTGCGTGAAGTGGACCGCGGCGTGATCGAAGCCAGCCAGGCGATGGGCGCCACCACCTGGCAGCTGGTCAGCCGGGTGCTGCTGCCCGAAGCGCGGCCCGGCCTGATCGCCGGCGCCACGGTAACCGTGATTGCGCTGATCGGCTTCACCGCCATGGGTGGCGCGATCGGCTCCGGCGGCCTGGGCGACCTGGCCTTCCGCGACGGCTACCAGCGCTCCCACACCGACGTGGCCCTGGTCACCGTGGTGCTGCTGCTCGTACTCGTGCAGCTGCTGCAGATGCTGGGCGACTGGCTGGTGGGGCGGTATTCGCGGAAATGA
- a CDS encoding methionine ABC transporter ATP-binding protein, whose amino-acid sequence MIKFQRLHKSYAVGGRAIAALQPLDLTIEAGEVFGIIGHSGAGKSTLIRLINRLEEPTGGRLLINGEDVTALDSDGLRALRRKIGMIFQHFNLLSSRTVAANVAFPLELAGTPRAEIDARVTELLHTVGLEAHANKYPAQLSGGQKQRVGIARALATRPQILLCDEATSALDPQTTASVLKLLGRINRELGLTIVLITHEMDVIRRVCDRVAVLDAGHLVETGPVTEVFLHPQHPTTRRFVNESEQVDEGELHKDFEAVAGRIVRLTFLGTDTYEPVLGRIARETGVDYNILSGRIDRIKDTPYGQLTVSLVGGDVQAAQAGFVAAGVHLEELRR is encoded by the coding sequence GTGATCAAGTTCCAGCGCCTGCACAAATCCTATGCCGTCGGCGGCCGCGCGATCGCCGCGCTGCAGCCGCTGGACCTGACCATCGAGGCCGGCGAAGTGTTCGGCATCATCGGCCACTCCGGTGCGGGCAAATCGACCCTGATCCGGTTGATCAACCGGCTTGAGGAACCGACCGGCGGGCGCCTGCTGATCAACGGCGAGGACGTCACCGCGCTGGACAGCGACGGCCTGCGCGCGCTGCGCCGGAAGATCGGCATGATCTTCCAGCACTTCAACCTGCTGTCCTCGCGTACGGTGGCGGCCAACGTAGCCTTCCCGCTGGAGCTGGCCGGCACCCCGCGCGCGGAGATCGATGCGCGGGTCACCGAGCTGCTGCACACGGTGGGCCTGGAGGCGCATGCCAACAAATACCCGGCGCAGCTGTCCGGCGGCCAGAAGCAGCGCGTGGGCATTGCCCGCGCGCTGGCCACGCGCCCGCAGATCCTGCTCTGCGACGAAGCCACCAGCGCGCTGGACCCGCAGACCACCGCGTCGGTGTTGAAGCTGCTGGGCCGGATCAACCGCGAACTGGGCCTGACCATCGTGCTGATCACCCACGAAATGGACGTGATCCGTCGCGTCTGCGACCGCGTGGCCGTGCTCGACGCCGGCCACCTGGTGGAAACCGGCCCGGTCACCGAGGTCTTCCTGCACCCCCAGCACCCGACCACGCGCCGCTTCGTCAACGAGTCCGAACAGGTCGACGAAGGCGAGCTGCACAAGGACTTCGAGGCCGTGGCCGGACGCATCGTGCGGCTGACCTTCCTCGGTACCGACACCTATGAGCCGGTGCTGGGGCGCATCGCCCGCGAGACCGGCGTGGACTACAACATCCTGTCCGGACGCATCGACCGCATCAAGGACACCCCGTATGGCCAGCTGACGGTGTCGCTGGTGGGCGGCGACGTGCAGGCCGCGCAGGCCGGCTTTGTCGCCGCCGGCGTCCACCTGGAGGAGCTGCGCCGATGA
- a CDS encoding DMT family transporter → MTTERSPTRAVAWMLLAVACFSLMDAGMKQLSSSYPTLQVTFLRGAASLPFVLVWVLATAGPRSLVPVRWGLHLLRGLLGMAMIGCFVFALRSLPLSTAYTIYFVAPLLIAALSVPLLGEKVGPRRWIAIGIGLVGVLVVLRPGVGGFISIPGLMVLLAATAYAIAAITVSMLTRTDTPQSMVVWFLVILALGAGLLAIPDWQPLQLGHAGLIAGMGLAGAGGQVALTRAFQLGEASLIAPLEYTGLVWVIGWDLLFWGVLPDNWTWLGAGIIVASGLYLLHRERVRKVTPPQPLDHP, encoded by the coding sequence ATGACCACCGAACGCTCCCCCACCCGCGCCGTCGCCTGGATGCTGCTGGCCGTGGCCTGCTTCTCGCTGATGGATGCGGGCATGAAGCAGCTGTCCTCCAGTTACCCGACCCTGCAGGTCACCTTCCTGCGCGGCGCCGCTTCGCTGCCGTTCGTGCTGGTCTGGGTACTGGCCACCGCCGGCCCGCGCTCGCTGGTTCCGGTGCGCTGGGGCCTGCACCTGCTGCGCGGCCTGCTTGGCATGGCGATGATCGGCTGCTTCGTGTTTGCGCTGCGCAGCCTGCCGCTGTCGACCGCCTACACCATCTATTTCGTGGCCCCGCTGCTGATCGCGGCGCTGTCGGTGCCACTGCTGGGCGAAAAAGTGGGCCCGCGCCGCTGGATCGCGATCGGCATCGGCCTGGTCGGGGTGCTGGTGGTGCTGCGCCCCGGGGTGGGTGGGTTCATTTCCATTCCCGGCCTGATGGTGCTGCTGGCCGCCACCGCCTACGCCATTGCCGCCATCACGGTCAGCATGCTGACCCGCACCGACACCCCACAGTCGATGGTGGTGTGGTTCCTGGTGATCCTGGCGCTGGGCGCCGGGTTGCTGGCCATCCCGGACTGGCAGCCGCTGCAGCTCGGCCACGCCGGGCTGATCGCCGGCATGGGGCTGGCCGGGGCCGGGGGGCAGGTCGCCCTGACCCGCGCCTTCCAGCTGGGCGAGGCCTCGCTGATCGCGCCCCTGGAATACACCGGGCTGGTCTGGGTGATCGGCTGGGACCTGCTGTTCTGGGGCGTGCTGCCCGACAACTGGACCTGGCTGGGCGCCGGGATCATCGTCGCCTCGGGCCTGTACCTGCTGCACCGCGAGCGGGTCAGGAAAGTGACCCCGCCGCAGCCGCTGGACCACCCCTGA
- a CDS encoding YajQ family cyclic di-GMP-binding protein, which translates to MPSFDVVSEVDIHELTNAVDQANRELSTRFDFKGVDAKFALEDSVIKQTAPSEFQLEQMTVILRQRLTARKIDASCLEFGDILTNLGGARQDVKVKQGIEQKEAKKIAAKIKEAKLKVESQINGDKLRVTGKKRDDLQDAIALLKKEKFDIPLQFDNFRD; encoded by the coding sequence ATGCCCTCGTTTGACGTCGTTTCCGAAGTCGACATCCACGAACTGACCAATGCGGTCGACCAGGCCAACCGCGAGCTGTCCACCCGCTTCGACTTCAAGGGCGTGGACGCGAAGTTCGCGCTGGAAGACAGCGTGATCAAGCAGACGGCCCCGAGCGAGTTCCAGCTCGAGCAGATGACGGTGATCCTGCGCCAGCGCCTGACCGCCCGCAAGATCGACGCCAGCTGCCTGGAGTTCGGCGACATCCTCACCAACCTGGGCGGCGCGCGCCAGGACGTCAAGGTGAAGCAGGGCATCGAGCAGAAAGAGGCCAAGAAGATCGCGGCGAAGATCAAGGAGGCCAAGCTCAAGGTCGAAAGCCAGATCAACGGCGACAAGCTGCGCGTGACCGGCAAGAAGCGCGACGACCTGCAGGATGCGATTGCCCTGCTGAAGAAGGAAAAGTTCGACATCCCGCTGCAGTTCGACAACTTCCGCGATTGA
- a CDS encoding DUF1415 domain-containing protein has product MNDTPAFDGTDAPDPIADTRKWLEQIVIGLNLCPFAKAVYVKDQVRFVLSDATTPEALVEQLAEELLLLRDTPAEQIDTTLIIHPDVLTDFLDYNDFLDNADAAIETLDLQGILQVASFHPQYQFAGAAPDDVSNYTNRSPYPTLHLLREDSVERAVAAFPDPDVIVERNIETLDKLGIEGWTRLLGRKDTPPCH; this is encoded by the coding sequence ATGAACGACACCCCCGCCTTCGACGGCACCGACGCCCCCGACCCGATCGCCGACACCCGCAAGTGGCTGGAGCAGATCGTGATCGGGCTGAACCTGTGCCCGTTCGCCAAGGCGGTGTACGTGAAGGACCAGGTGCGCTTCGTGCTGAGCGACGCGACCACGCCCGAGGCGCTGGTCGAGCAGCTGGCCGAAGAACTGCTGCTGCTGCGCGACACGCCGGCCGAGCAGATCGACACCACGCTGATCATCCATCCGGACGTGCTGACCGATTTCCTGGACTACAACGACTTCCTCGACAACGCCGACGCGGCGATCGAGACGCTGGACCTGCAGGGCATCCTGCAGGTGGCCAGCTTCCACCCGCAGTACCAGTTCGCCGGTGCCGCGCCGGATGATGTGAGCAACTACACCAACCGGTCGCCCTACCCCACCCTGCACCTGCTGCGCGAAGACAGCGTGGAACGCGCGGTGGCCGCGTTCCCGGACCCGGACGTGATCGTCGAGCGCAACATCGAAACCCTGGACAAGCTGGGCATCGAAGGCTGGACCCGCCTGCTCGGCCGCAAGGACACCCCACCATGCCACTGA
- a CDS encoding SDR family oxidoreductase, translating into MPLTPPITDWPAQPLRDRVVIVTGGAQGVGRGIAQAVLGAGGSVMIADLDADAGRACLKEWALPERAAFQRADVASERSVQALMKATQKRFGRIDGLVNNAGIASAHGTPLAQMTLAEWQRRLSSLHGAFLCSKHALPALQAQGGAIINIASTRAWQSEADSEAYAAAKGGLVAFTHALAISAGPQVRVNSISPGWITTDAWQAPARRRTPKLSRRDHAQHAVGRVGQPEDIGALAVFLLSDAAGFITGQDHIVDGGMTRTMIYAP; encoded by the coding sequence ATGCCACTGACCCCGCCCATCACCGACTGGCCGGCGCAACCGCTGCGCGACCGCGTGGTGATCGTCACCGGTGGCGCACAGGGCGTAGGCCGCGGCATCGCGCAGGCGGTGCTGGGCGCCGGTGGCAGCGTGATGATTGCCGACCTGGATGCCGACGCTGGCCGTGCCTGCCTGAAGGAGTGGGCGTTGCCCGAGCGCGCCGCGTTCCAGCGCGCGGACGTGGCCAGCGAACGCAGCGTACAGGCACTGATGAAGGCTACGCAGAAGCGGTTTGGCCGCATCGACGGGCTGGTCAACAACGCCGGCATCGCCAGCGCACATGGCACGCCGTTGGCGCAGATGACGCTGGCCGAATGGCAGCGCCGCCTGTCCAGCCTGCACGGCGCATTCCTGTGCAGCAAGCACGCGCTGCCTGCGCTGCAGGCGCAGGGCGGTGCGATCATCAACATCGCCTCCACCCGCGCGTGGCAGTCCGAAGCGGACAGCGAGGCCTATGCCGCCGCGAAGGGCGGGCTGGTGGCGTTCACCCATGCGCTGGCAATCAGCGCCGGCCCGCAGGTGCGGGTCAACAGCATCAGCCCGGGCTGGATCACCACCGACGCCTGGCAGGCCCCGGCGCGCCGACGCACCCCGAAACTGTCGAGGCGCGACCATGCGCAGCATGCGGTGGGCCGCGTCGGCCAGCCCGAGGACATCGGCGCGCTGGCGGTATTCCTGCTTTCGGACGCGGCGGGCTTCATCACCGGCCAGGACCACATCGTGGACGGCGGCATGACGCGCACCATGATCTACGCCCCGTAA
- a CDS encoding M3 family metallopeptidase, protein MPVTTANPLLDFSGLPRFDAIQPEHVGPAIDTLLAQAEAAVKAAETVQPVTWATFVDPLDDATERLWRAWGQVGHLQAVVNTPALREAYNSNLPKVTRFGSALGQNLALFEQYRALAAAPEAAQYDPARRKVLDNALRDFRLGGAELDEAGKARYSAIREELSALSATFSQNVLDATDAWSLHVEDRAELAGVPEDVVAAARVAAEKDGLAGWKLTLQMPCYLPVQTYAEHRPLREALYRANALRASEFGDATLDNSAHIDRILALRAELAALLGFSSYAEYSIATKMADDAPQVLGFLRDLAARAKPYAQRDRAELEAFARDELGLPALEAWDLSFAAEKLKQARYSYSEQEVKQYFTEPKVLAGLFDVIHGLYGLRVEPDQAPVWHPDVRFFRVVDAQGALVGQFYLDLYAREGKRGGAWMDDCRNRRDTAQGVQTPLVYLVCNFGKGADGKASTFSHDEVTTLFHEMGHGLHQLLTRIGELGVAGINGVEWDAVELPSQFMENFCWEWDRVQQMTAHVDSGEPLPRALFDRMLAARNFQSGMFTVRQLEFALFDMQLHSSFDPAQDSVLQLLERVRDEVAVNRPPEWNRFPHQFSHIFAGGYAAGYYSYKWAEVLSADAYAAFEEAPGKVAETGKRFRDEVLSRGGSRSAAENFAAFRGRAPSVDALLRHNGMNG, encoded by the coding sequence ATGCCCGTGACCACCGCCAACCCCCTGCTCGATTTTTCCGGCCTGCCCCGTTTCGATGCGATCCAGCCCGAACACGTCGGTCCGGCCATCGATACGCTGCTGGCGCAAGCCGAAGCGGCGGTGAAGGCGGCAGAAACGGTACAGCCGGTGACCTGGGCCACCTTCGTGGACCCGCTGGACGATGCCACCGAACGCCTGTGGCGCGCCTGGGGCCAGGTCGGCCACCTGCAGGCGGTGGTCAACACCCCGGCGCTGCGCGAGGCCTACAACAGCAACCTGCCCAAGGTGACCCGGTTCGGCAGCGCGCTTGGCCAGAACCTGGCGCTGTTCGAGCAGTACCGCGCGTTGGCGGCAGCCCCGGAGGCGGCGCAGTACGACCCGGCGCGGCGCAAGGTGCTGGACAACGCCCTGCGCGATTTCCGCCTTGGCGGCGCCGAGCTGGATGAGGCCGGCAAGGCCCGCTACAGCGCGATCCGTGAGGAGCTGTCCGCGCTGTCGGCCACGTTCTCGCAGAACGTGCTCGACGCTACCGATGCGTGGTCTTTGCACGTGGAGGACCGTGCCGAGCTGGCCGGGGTGCCGGAGGATGTGGTCGCCGCGGCGCGCGTTGCGGCTGAAAAGGATGGCCTGGCCGGCTGGAAGCTGACCCTGCAGATGCCCTGCTACCTGCCGGTGCAGACCTACGCCGAACACCGTCCGCTTCGCGAGGCGCTATACCGCGCCAACGCGCTGCGCGCCTCGGAGTTCGGCGACGCCACGCTCGACAACAGCGCGCATATCGACCGCATCCTCGCACTGCGCGCGGAACTGGCGGCGCTGCTGGGCTTCAGCAGCTATGCCGAGTATTCCATCGCCACCAAGATGGCCGACGACGCGCCGCAGGTGCTGGGCTTCCTGCGCGACCTCGCCGCACGCGCCAAACCCTACGCGCAGCGCGACCGTGCAGAACTGGAAGCGTTCGCGCGCGACGAACTGGGACTGCCGGCGCTGGAGGCCTGGGACCTGTCGTTCGCTGCCGAGAAGCTGAAGCAGGCGCGTTACAGCTATTCCGAGCAGGAAGTGAAGCAGTACTTCACCGAGCCGAAGGTGCTCGCCGGGCTGTTCGACGTCATCCATGGCCTGTACGGCCTGCGCGTGGAACCGGACCAGGCGCCGGTGTGGCACCCGGACGTGCGCTTCTTCCGCGTGGTCGACGCGCAGGGCGCGCTGGTCGGTCAGTTCTACCTGGACCTGTACGCGCGCGAAGGCAAGCGCGGTGGGGCGTGGATGGACGATTGCCGCAACCGCCGCGATACCGCGCAGGGCGTGCAGACGCCGCTGGTGTACCTGGTATGCAACTTCGGCAAAGGCGCGGACGGCAAGGCGTCGACCTTCAGCCACGACGAAGTGACCACCCTGTTCCACGAAATGGGGCACGGCCTGCACCAGTTGCTGACCCGTATCGGCGAGCTGGGCGTGGCCGGCATCAATGGCGTGGAATGGGACGCGGTGGAGCTGCCCAGCCAGTTCATGGAGAACTTCTGCTGGGAGTGGGACCGCGTGCAGCAGATGACCGCACACGTGGACAGTGGCGAGCCGCTGCCGCGTGCGCTGTTCGACCGGATGCTGGCCGCGCGCAATTTCCAGAGCGGCATGTTCACCGTGCGCCAGCTGGAGTTCGCCCTGTTCGACATGCAGCTGCACAGCAGCTTCGATCCCGCGCAGGACAGCGTGCTGCAACTGCTGGAGCGCGTGCGCGACGAGGTGGCGGTCAACCGGCCGCCGGAGTGGAATCGCTTCCCGCACCAGTTCAGCCATATTTTCGCCGGTGGCTACGCGGCGGGTTATTACAGCTACAAGTGGGCGGAGGTGTTGAGCGCGGATGCGTACGCGGCGTTTGAAGAAGCGCCGGGTAAGGTTGCCGAAACCGGAAAGCGCTTCCGCGACGAGGTGCTGTCGCGCGGTGGCAGCCGCAGCGCGGCGGAGAACTTCGCCGCGTTCCGGGGGCGCGCGCCGAGCGTGGACGCGCTGCTTCGGCACAACGGAATGAACGGCTGA
- a CDS encoding PLP-dependent cysteine synthase family protein: MSQREWVAAAIRKIEADFNRSADTHLIPMDLPGHPGIELYFKDESSHPTGSLKHRLARSLFLYALTNGWLREGCPVIEASSGSTAVSEAYFARLLGLPFIAVMPATTSPEKIAAIEFHGGRCHLVERACDLNCESERLARETGGHFMDQFTYAERATDWRANNNIAESIFKQMAEEPHPVPEWIVCSPGTGGTAATLGRYVSYRRHDTRILCADPEVSVFFDGYRAALSGEPWRELTCSGGSRVEGIGRPRVESSFIPTCVDAMVKVPDALSLAAMRHVSRQLGRRVGGSTGTNFIGVLHVAERMRAAGRSGSIVTILCDSGERYAHSYYNPDWYPRQGIDVEQADAVIAAAVAGQGLPALPDAALETLY; encoded by the coding sequence ATGTCTCAGCGTGAATGGGTGGCCGCTGCCATCCGCAAGATCGAAGCCGATTTCAACCGTTCGGCCGACACCCACCTGATTCCGATGGACCTGCCGGGACATCCCGGCATCGAGCTGTACTTCAAGGACGAGTCCAGCCACCCCACCGGCAGCCTCAAGCACCGGCTGGCGCGCTCGCTGTTCCTGTACGCGCTGACCAATGGCTGGCTGCGCGAAGGGTGTCCGGTGATCGAGGCCTCCAGCGGGTCCACGGCTGTCTCCGAAGCCTACTTCGCGCGCCTGCTGGGGCTGCCGTTCATCGCAGTGATGCCGGCCACCACCTCGCCGGAAAAGATCGCCGCGATCGAATTCCATGGGGGCCGCTGTCATCTGGTCGAGCGTGCCTGCGACCTGAACTGCGAATCGGAGCGGCTGGCGCGGGAAACCGGCGGCCACTTCATGGACCAGTTCACCTACGCCGAACGGGCCACCGACTGGCGTGCCAACAACAACATCGCCGAGTCCATCTTCAAGCAGATGGCTGAAGAGCCGCACCCGGTACCGGAATGGATCGTGTGCAGCCCGGGCACCGGCGGCACCGCCGCCACGCTCGGCCGCTACGTGAGCTACCGCCGCCACGACACCCGCATCCTGTGCGCGGACCCGGAGGTGTCGGTGTTCTTCGACGGGTATCGCGCGGCGCTGTCCGGCGAGCCGTGGCGCGAGCTCACCTGCAGTGGCGGCTCGCGGGTGGAAGGCATCGGCCGGCCGCGGGTGGAATCGAGCTTCATTCCGACCTGCGTGGATGCCATGGTCAAGGTGCCCGACGCGCTGAGCCTGGCCGCGATGCGGCATGTCAGCCGGCAGCTGGGGCGCCGCGTGGGCGGCTCCACCGGCACCAACTTCATCGGCGTGCTGCACGTGGCCGAACGCATGCGCGCGGCGGGCCGCAGCGGGTCGATCGTGACCATCCTGTGCGACAGCGGCGAGCGCTATGCGCACAGCTACTACAACCCGGACTGGTACCCGCGCCAGGGCATCGACGTGGAACAGGCCGATGCGGTGATCGCCGCCGCCGTGGCCGGGCAGGGCCTGCCGGCGCTGCCGGACGCAGCGCTGGAAACCCTGTACTGA